From Pseudomonas putida, one genomic window encodes:
- the pstB gene encoding phosphate ABC transporter ATP-binding protein PstB, with product MQQESHTHGIDMAALGRDKQSLRLAEETVAIEVPGLSLYYGDKQALFDVSMNIPKQRVTAFIGPSGCGKSTLLRTFNRMNDLVDGCRVEGAINLYGNNIYRKGEDVAELRRRVGMVFQKPNPFPKTIYENVVYGLRIQGINKKRVLDEAVEWALKGAALWDEVKDRLHDSALGLSGGQQQRLVIARTIAVEPEVLLLDEPCSALDPISTLKVEELIYELKSKYTIVIVTHNMQQAARVSDYTAFMYMGKLVEFGDTDTLFTNPAKKQTEDYITGRYG from the coding sequence ATGCAGCAAGAATCCCACACCCACGGCATCGACATGGCTGCCCTGGGCCGCGACAAGCAGAGCCTGCGCCTGGCCGAAGAGACCGTGGCCATCGAAGTACCCGGTTTGAGCCTGTACTACGGCGACAAGCAGGCGTTGTTCGACGTCAGCATGAACATCCCCAAGCAACGCGTGACGGCTTTCATCGGCCCTTCGGGCTGCGGCAAGTCGACCCTGCTGCGCACCTTCAACCGCATGAACGACCTGGTGGACGGTTGCCGCGTCGAAGGCGCCATCAACCTGTACGGCAACAACATCTACCGCAAGGGTGAGGACGTGGCCGAGCTGCGCCGTCGTGTGGGCATGGTGTTCCAGAAGCCAAACCCGTTCCCCAAGACCATCTACGAGAACGTGGTGTATGGCCTGCGTATCCAGGGCATCAACAAGAAGCGTGTGCTGGACGAGGCGGTCGAGTGGGCGCTCAAGGGCGCTGCACTGTGGGATGAGGTGAAAGACCGTTTGCACGACTCGGCGCTGGGCTTGTCCGGCGGCCAGCAGCAGCGTCTGGTGATCGCCCGTACCATCGCCGTCGAGCCTGAAGTCCTGCTGCTCGATGAGCCTTGCTCGGCACTGGACCCGATCTCGACGCTGAAGGTCGAAGAGCTGATCTACGAACTGAAATCCAAGTACACCATCGTTATCGTGACCCACAACATGCAACAGGCGGCCCGTGTTTCGGACTACACCGCGTTCATGTACATGGGCAAACTGGTCGAATTCGGTGATACCGACACCCTGTTCACCAACCCGGCGAAGAAGCAGACCGAAGACTACATCACCGGTCGCTACGGCTAA